The following proteins are co-located in the Legionella busanensis genome:
- a CDS encoding aromatic amino acid transport family protein: MLRFLSGTFLIIGAIIGGGILAIPIVSANYGFLPTLIFILVSWLVMTKTGLYILDLTLSCPEKYNSYYSIVGKYLGNKMQLITVTLFLWLLYFSLSSYISGCTSLIMSHLTWPHPLLSHFNISLSCVIILGTIVIISAKTIVRLNVVLVSFKLCLLGIAIIFGTSYATGSVSTKIVGGPTGAFALLMVIVNSFGYQFIIPSLVSYYGRGNRNLFQWMLITSTTLVLIVYISWLYTIYTLIPSEGEHGLLSIYASNNQLLAFNQSLKFYLNSTVMSELLSTFQVVALFGSFVCVSLGVFDFLVDVMKAKKRFWVGIATFTPPLILSLFSQNMYVYALSVSGYIAVILEIVIPYFAKRKYNYLSTKNLVEN, translated from the coding sequence ATGTTACGCTTTTTAAGTGGCACTTTTCTTATCATTGGTGCGATTATTGGTGGTGGAATTCTTGCTATTCCGATTGTCTCTGCTAATTATGGATTTTTACCTACTTTGATTTTTATTCTTGTTTCCTGGTTAGTTATGACTAAAACAGGATTATATATTTTGGACTTAACGTTAAGCTGTCCTGAAAAATATAATTCTTATTATAGTATTGTCGGAAAATACTTGGGCAATAAGATGCAACTTATTACGGTTACTCTTTTTTTATGGCTACTTTATTTTTCCTTATCTTCTTATATTTCTGGTTGTACTTCGTTAATTATGAGTCATTTAACTTGGCCTCATCCTTTATTATCGCATTTTAATATTAGTCTCAGTTGCGTCATTATATTGGGTACCATCGTTATTATTAGCGCCAAAACTATTGTACGCCTCAATGTTGTGTTAGTTAGCTTTAAATTATGTCTATTAGGAATTGCTATTATTTTTGGTACTAGCTATGCAACAGGTTCTGTGTCTACAAAGATAGTCGGAGGTCCAACAGGCGCCTTCGCATTACTTATGGTTATTGTGAACTCATTTGGTTATCAATTTATTATTCCTAGTCTCGTTTCATATTATGGACGCGGTAATAGAAATTTATTTCAATGGATGTTAATTACAAGCACAACGCTTGTTTTAATTGTATATATCTCATGGCTTTACACTATCTACACTTTGATTCCTAGTGAAGGCGAACATGGTTTATTAAGTATTTATGCAAGCAATAATCAATTGCTAGCTTTTAATCAAAGTTTAAAATTTTATTTAAACTCAACAGTGATGTCGGAATTATTGTCAACATTTCAGGTTGTGGCTTTATTTGGATCATTTGTTTGTGTCTCATTAGGCGTATTTGATTTTCTAGTGGATGTAATGAAAGCCAAAAAACGTTTTTGGGTAGGTATCGCTACTTTTACTCCACCGTTAATTTTATCTTTATTTTCCCAAAATATGTATGTTTATGCTTTGTCTGTTTCTGGATATATCGCTGTAATATTAGAAATAGTTATACCTTATTTTGCAAAAAGGAAATACAACTATTTAAGCACTAAAAACTTAGTAGAAAATTAA
- a CDS encoding glycosyl hydrolase family 18 protein yields the protein MKKYLLGLSALFYTFASVADAPNECVLFSPYQQMSSNMNGNEPQDLVKVSQQTGIRSFNLAFIKDNGVCDPIWSGNNSVASGWGQQLMANMRKSGIQYNISFGGADPRDLSNKCSVSQLISIYQNIINIYQPSGLDFDIETSSVNVSKVITALKTITINNPNLKISFTLPVMPGGLGSLGKQVISEATKANLNYVVNIMVMDYGAAYTGDMAVYAMQAATNTFNYLKTIYPQKSAAEIWQSIALTPMIGVNDIPGELFTLANTDTLNRFAQEHGIAWLSMWSLGRDRPCSDTKANSKCSGANAQSKIYEFSQHMLYCSKTPPTNDCLPPTNIKSKVSSNKKAITLSWDAPQNSQPIVNYQVNNYKDVFLWKGTSLTFTDNTLPGKNGTYGYVLYSQCASGLSKGIRYSVIIK from the coding sequence ATGAAAAAATATCTTTTGGGCTTAAGTGCTTTATTTTATACTTTTGCTTCAGTAGCTGATGCTCCTAATGAATGCGTTTTATTTTCTCCTTATCAGCAAATGTCAAGCAATATGAATGGGAACGAACCACAGGATTTAGTTAAAGTATCACAACAAACAGGTATTAGGAGTTTTAACTTAGCTTTTATAAAAGATAATGGCGTATGTGATCCAATTTGGAGTGGCAATAATTCAGTTGCATCAGGTTGGGGCCAGCAGTTAATGGCTAATATGCGCAAATCAGGTATTCAATATAATATTTCTTTTGGCGGAGCTGACCCGCGGGATTTATCTAATAAATGCTCCGTTTCCCAATTAATTTCTATCTATCAAAATATTATTAATATCTATCAGCCTAGTGGTTTGGATTTTGATATTGAAACCAGCTCAGTAAATGTTTCAAAAGTTATAACGGCGTTAAAGACTATCACTATTAATAATCCAAATCTAAAAATTAGTTTCACTTTACCAGTGATGCCTGGCGGACTAGGTTCTTTAGGAAAACAGGTGATTTCTGAAGCAACAAAAGCCAATTTAAATTATGTGGTTAATATTATGGTCATGGATTATGGTGCTGCTTACACTGGCGATATGGCAGTTTATGCTATGCAGGCAGCAACAAATACATTTAATTATTTAAAAACGATTTATCCGCAAAAATCAGCAGCAGAAATATGGCAAAGTATTGCTCTAACACCCATGATTGGTGTTAATGATATTCCCGGTGAATTATTTACTTTAGCTAATACAGATACACTTAATAGGTTTGCACAAGAGCACGGTATTGCTTGGCTGTCGATGTGGTCTTTAGGTCGCGATAGGCCTTGCAGCGATACAAAAGCCAATAGTAAATGTAGTGGGGCTAATGCACAAAGTAAAATATATGAATTTTCTCAGCACATGTTGTATTGTTCAAAAACGCCACCTACAAATGATTGTTTACCACCTACCAATATAAAATCTAAAGTAAGTTCTAATAAAAAGGCCATTACTTTAAGTTGGGATGCCCCGCAAAATTCTCAGCCGATAGTGAACTATCAAGTTAATAACTATAAAGATGTTTTTCTCTGGAAAGGAACTTCTTTAACATTTACCGACAACACATTACCTGGAAAAAATGGTACATATGGCTATGTATTATATTCTCAATGCGCTTCCGGGTTATCGAAAGGCATAAGATATTCAGTAATTATAAAATAA
- a CDS encoding pyridoxal phosphate-dependent decarboxylase family protein, producing MIKFIEKLLTTTAESFDGALEGIPPHQIALGIAALYFIYNQYHNPWLMRAFRTRNNKTSTQKIIDAVYDVLKHLPPVQALKDEELNKNLESTRRKLTEQRADMNLQDHIPSDSVPVEAILSEFNIAIDKCAFKFKTLNREDREKQFIVERADGKDSGALYAVHSQELTELLKEVYAKTALTNPMHDKWPRINAMQAEVISWCQNLFHGSDEGYGLITHGGTTSIIEAMAAYVIKARANGITHPEIVVPETAHAAFKKAANLTGATLVIVPVDKKTGAVNAKTMSSYISTNTAVIVGSAPSFMNGINDPIKDLGKLAERKKIPFHVDACLGGFLTAFLDTSAEPMDFRVPGVTSISADLHKYGYCPKGTSICLFSKSSPALSVYAALNWPGGLYATPGILDGSVSGARVAEIYTVLSYYSKKRFKEIAERIIELRQSIQDQLIDAYRKNELNKDDISIYGNPKWSVLGFRSKNLNPHLIADELEKAGWKLNLLQNPAGFHFCLTHVHTLIENFETQFISDLKKAIAAVKNYPADKKPDGNVKVYGAVGMMPTEVQEEVCIQYQKARLQIKPSQSGLFRVKTSSITNMPSGPQNEDGMGSRQTAEF from the coding sequence ATGATTAAGTTTATTGAAAAACTTTTAACAACGACCGCCGAATCTTTTGACGGAGCCTTAGAAGGAATTCCGCCACATCAAATAGCTTTAGGGATAGCAGCCTTATATTTTATTTATAATCAATATCATAACCCTTGGCTGATGCGCGCTTTCCGCACTCGTAACAATAAAACATCGACTCAAAAAATTATTGATGCTGTTTACGATGTACTCAAGCATTTACCGCCAGTACAAGCACTTAAAGATGAGGAGCTTAATAAAAATTTAGAATCTACTCGTAGAAAATTAACAGAACAACGTGCTGACATGAATTTGCAAGATCACATACCTTCAGACAGCGTTCCTGTAGAAGCTATCTTAAGTGAATTTAATATTGCTATAGATAAATGCGCTTTTAAATTTAAAACCCTAAACAGAGAAGATAGAGAAAAACAATTTATTGTAGAACGAGCGGATGGTAAGGACTCCGGCGCTTTATATGCTGTTCACTCACAAGAACTTACTGAGTTGTTAAAAGAAGTCTATGCAAAAACAGCATTAACTAATCCTATGCATGATAAGTGGCCACGTATTAATGCAATGCAAGCCGAGGTGATTAGTTGGTGTCAGAATTTATTTCATGGCTCAGATGAAGGCTATGGTTTAATCACACATGGCGGTACAACCAGTATAATTGAAGCAATGGCTGCCTATGTAATTAAAGCTAGAGCCAATGGTATTACTCATCCAGAAATTGTTGTTCCAGAAACAGCTCATGCAGCATTTAAAAAAGCAGCCAATTTAACCGGTGCTACTTTAGTAATTGTGCCCGTGGATAAAAAAACAGGCGCTGTAAATGCTAAAACCATGAGCTCTTATATTTCCACTAACACAGCGGTTATTGTGGGTTCAGCCCCCTCCTTTATGAATGGTATCAATGACCCTATTAAAGATTTAGGTAAATTAGCAGAGCGAAAAAAAATACCCTTTCATGTGGACGCTTGCTTAGGTGGTTTCTTAACTGCTTTCTTAGATACATCCGCTGAACCAATGGACTTTAGAGTACCTGGCGTCACCTCTATTTCTGCTGATCTACATAAATATGGATATTGCCCCAAAGGAACTTCGATTTGTTTGTTTAGCAAAAGTTCACCTGCCTTATCAGTCTATGCTGCTTTAAATTGGCCGGGTGGCCTATATGCAACGCCTGGTATTTTAGATGGTTCAGTAAGCGGTGCTCGGGTAGCAGAAATTTATACAGTTTTATCTTATTACAGTAAAAAACGCTTCAAAGAAATTGCTGAGCGTATTATTGAATTAAGACAAAGTATCCAAGATCAATTAATAGACGCTTATAGAAAGAATGAATTAAATAAAGATGATATTTCAATTTACGGTAATCCAAAATGGTCGGTACTAGGCTTTCGTTCCAAAAATTTAAATCCTCATTTAATTGCTGATGAATTAGAAAAAGCGGGATGGAAATTAAATCTGCTACAAAATCCAGCCGGTTTTCATTTTTGCTTAACACACGTTCATACCTTAATAGAAAATTTTGAAACCCAGTTTATTTCTGATCTAAAAAAGGCCATTGCTGCAGTTAAAAATTACCCTGCTGATAAAAAACCTGATGGCAATGTTAAGGTTTATGGCGCAGTAGGAATGATGCCGACAGAAGTACAGGAAGAAGTTTGTATTCAGTACCAAAAAGCACGGCTACAAATTAAGCCTAGTCAAAGTGGGCTATTTCGAGTTAAGACTTCTTCTATAACTAATATGCCTAGCGGGCCTCAAAATGAGGATGGTATGGGATCCCGCCAAACTGCAGAATTCTAA